The Bacteroides fragilis NCTC 9343 genome includes the window GCGTTCATCCTGAGCCAGGATCAAACTCTTCATTGTAAAAGTATTGTTATATATCCCATAAGGGATGATATTAGCTCTGTTCAGGATGTCGAAAATTTATTGACGGTCATTTTTATATACCTATATAATAAGTATTGACGGTTCTAAATTTGACTTGTACTACTTGTATTGTTTATCAATGTTTCAAAGAACTCTTCTTTTTAAATTCTGCTTCGTTTCAAAAGCGGGTGCAAAGGTAAGGGGTTTATTTTAAACTGCCAAATGTTTTGGGAAGTTTTTTTTCAATGCCCGCCTTTTATTTCCAAGCCTCTCTGTGCGAAAGGGAAAGAAAAGACAGCCAAAGGCCCTCGCTCTGCGAATCGGACTGCAAAGATAACGACTTTTATAATAATGATCCAAATAAAAAGAAAATTATTTTTGTTATTCTGTAAGGCACGTCCTACGCCGTTGCAACATGTCAAAATTAAATGCTGTCCGTCTCTTGGAAAGCGGATGCAAAAGTAAGGCATTAGGAGATAAGAGACAAATATAAAAGGGGATTTTTTTGAAAAAAAATTGAATAAAAACGTAAAGGGCTGAGGGAGAGGAAGGTTCTGATAATTGATTATGGAAAAGGGAAAGGCCGGGGAAGAAAAGGGACACATTATTATATTATATAGGGGAAATTTATAGGGGAGAGGGAAAAGAAGATTGGATGCGAAAGGGAGAAGGAGAAGTGTTTGCGGGAGGAAATTGAGGAGAAAATAGCGAATTTAACGGGAGGTAAACAGAAAATACGACGGGGTTTAAGCAAAAAACTCGGTGGGACCTTGGCGGGAATTGAACGGGAATCAGACAGGAATCAAACAAAAATTGAACGGAAGACCGCGTTAACATTGTTAATGCGGTTGGGAAGATATTTATTTCAGGGGCGGAAAGAACAAAACTTTTGCATCGAAAAGACTTGTTATTTGGAAACAAAAGGCTTGATTTAACAGAGGGTTAAATCAAGTTATAGGAAGAGGAAAAACAAAAGGAGAAAAAGGATTGAGAATGAAGGAAATAGAGAAAAAGGGGGTATTTTCTGGGAAAAGGGATAAGTGGCGGATGGAAAGGGATAGTTGCGATTAGGACAAGCATGGGGGCAGGAGATTTTTAAAAGCAAGGTTGGGAGTGAAAGCAAGAGGAGTTTACTGTTAAAGACCAAAGGACATTGCTTAAAAACTAACCTTAGGAGGCACTGTCCACCATTTTGTGTAGCTAGATGGAGAGTCCCGATCCCTTTTTGAAAGCCACCAATATTCAGTTCCACCCAAAGTCATATTCAAGCTACACACCATTCTAAAGTGGCTTGGACACCTCCTTAACAGAAGCTTCAAAATGAAAATCTCTCATAACTTATAAAATATGCGCTTATGTTTTTATACTTTTGCATTCATATTCAGAAAAGAAATTATATGCGACTCGGACTTTTAACCGCTTTCATCCTACTCCTGTCTTTTACTACTTCCTGTCAATATAAGGAAGCACAGCCCCACCCTGCATTTAAAGATTCCATTGTCCTCGTAACTCCAGTGGAACCGCAACCAATTACAAGTAAAAGCCAAACCGCCTTTTATCTGGATTCCATCGGTCTGATGAATATCGCCGAACTTGATTCTACATTCATTATCCGGCTCATGTACGCCACTCCGGACAATTTTACCGGTCAACTTCTTTATACTGATTTGAAAGAAGCATATCTTCACCCGGACGCAGCTAAAGCTCTTTTAGAAGCACATCTGTTACTTAAAGCCCAATATCCCAGCTACCGCCTGATAATTTATGATGCAGCACGCCCGATGTC containing:
- a CDS encoding M15 family metallopeptidase, translating into MFLYFCIHIQKRNYMRLGLLTAFILLLSFTTSCQYKEAQPHPAFKDSIVLVTPVEPQPITSKSQTAFYLDSIGLMNIAELDSTFIIRLMYATPDNFTGQLLYTDLKEAYLHPDAAKALLEAHLLLKAQYPSYRLIIYDAARPMSVQKKMWDVVKGTSKYMYVSNPSRGGGLHNYGLAVDISIADSLGHPLPMGTEVDYMDAASHITNEAKLVREGKITQQERENRILLRQVMKSAGFRALPSEWWHFNLCSRDEAKQKYKLIN